Part of the Diprion similis isolate iyDipSimi1 chromosome 10, iyDipSimi1.1, whole genome shotgun sequence genome, TCGCGTGCGGGCTGCGTGCGTGGGCACGACATGGCGGGTGCCCCCACCGACCTCGACACGCATGCGCGACCGCCGCACGCGCGACGACCATTGGCCTGACGCCTTTTCGCGCACGGAGACGTACGAATTACGATTCGCAAATCGCCCGAAATCCCCGCGTGCCCTTTTACTTTCTTCACGATGCGTTTTCTTCCCCATCCCTCGATGATTGAACGACGGAAGAAAACGCGTCTTCGGTTATCGACTAATAACACGCTCCGTTCAACCCGATCCTACTCGAAAGCCGTAAATTATAACGCGCCTGTAGTTGTCGGATCGGATTGTTATACTTGTTACCTACGAACAATTCAAAACTCCGTCATTTTTAGAACTGCCTCACACTTGTAACGTTTGACTTACGAATGAGAATAACGTCAAAGTACATCGAGGTCGAGACACAGGCTATTgctgaagaaaacaaaaattaagaCAAAATACATGCGTGACTCGAAGGAAGTGCGGTTCAACGGTAAATGAACGAGGACAGGTAGCATCATCTGGCGGAATGCGCCGGCAGCTTATTCACCTCGGCGGGTTCCTGTTTTGAGCCTTGAGAATTCCACGAAGATCTAAGCAAGCTACGTCGGTaagatattttttgatttttgtcttatttttttatttattctttatgTTGTCAtgacatgtatatacaataatagcCAAATTCACTAGAAAAAAGTGTATCATTAGATATTTTATCTTAATTTGATAATGTCAGAATCCTAACTGCGCTAGTACATTGATGCCAGGGTAGGtgtttcaaagatttttctcaaactatTAATGCGGTGCGTTAGAGTTTAACTGTATCACCCCATAACCCTTGAAGTCTTTTTGAAGATTTCATCCTCAAATCGTTTGGACAGACACGATGCACagtttgtgaaaaattgagaaaattgatgGGTTTGAATGATTAATCTACGAATTCCTAAATGTGTGCAAGAAAACCTGCAATGATTAAACAGAATATGTTGCGGGAACAACTGGCTAAGGCCGTGAATGGAATGAGTCTCAAAATTCCATTGTTCTATTCTCCATATTGAATCAGTGTAAACAAAGCATccacattttctttctctgatTCTTCTTGAGTGACAACATGAGTCACATCTTGATTCAGAAGGACTTGCTCGATTAGTATAGTTTCAGTATTCGCTCCAGTGCCGTCACTCGCGCTAATGTCCTCTCTGGGTTcgtgaaaattcgaattttccaCTTTGGTTTGGTTACGTCTTCTTCTCGCCCTTGGCCGATCGCTGTGAATAGTCATGTGTCTTCTCAAGTCGTATTTTCCGACAAAACGGGCGTCGCAAATCTCACAACCATACGGTTTACCGCCAGCATGAGTCCACATGTGTCTCCTTAGTGCTGCACTGAACGTGAATGCCACTCCACATACGGTACAAACGTACGGCTTTTCGCCTGTATGAAGAAGACTGTGATCTTTTAGCGTAGATCTCTGATTAAATTGTTTTCCGCACACTTCGCATGTGTAACTTCTGGGGTTGGAGTGAATTCTAATATGGTTGAGCAAGTTCCCTTGCTGAGAGAATGTTTTCATGCAAATCTCACATCTGAATGGTTTCTCGCCAGTGTGGACCCGCATATGTACTTCCAGTGTGCGATTATTCAAAAATCTCTTGTTGCATATCTTACAAGGAAATTTGGGTAAATGGAGACCTTGAGGATCGAGGTGACTGATCAAGTGCCGTTTGTAATTACCTTTGTGATTAAAGACTCTAGAGCATTGACTGCAGGCATAAGGAGATCCATGAATATGACTCGTGATATGAGTTTCCagttcgtttttcattttaaaccgTTGTCCACACTTTGGGCACCGATGTCGATAAAACTCCGCATGACTAATCATGTGTCTCTTTAGATATCTCCTCAATGCATACGCCTTATGACATATGAAACAAACATAAGGCAACGCACCTGTGTGCAACTTGATGTGGGACCGAAGTTCCCTCAGATTGTTACAGTCCTTTTCACAAACTGTACAAAAATATGGGCCGCTCGCTGGTACGTGATTATCCACAATATGGGCTAAAGCTCCGGTCAATTCGCTATAATTTTGCATGCATAGACTACACTGATAATTCATCCCATTCTCTGCGTTTCTAATTTccttgattttaattattgtatCATTCAAACT contains:
- the LOC124410842 gene encoding zinc finger protein 25-like codes for the protein MMSSVTSLEMCRACMRADVVLMPMYDGQLGSKNLPVKLAALASIQVDKSDGLPAKLCAKCAYRTDAFYDFKMQVQATDKKLRNIFQVADYSANKIQAPWADEVEFIKVEQVDVTQSTADAAEFIDVSYIQELRGQNELTENERHSVKAEPHDIFQPEVQTDGLIEEAAVFEEEIRDDIESASKSEISEYALVHMSDEGATPSPPASLSYMLFNPDDARENTSSSDSWGFEKNFNDDKNSTIYRTTSMPMTFYTGEIIEGEDSETDERCKSRKTTTQVVEGSDGEDSDYFIDPKDNILGSLNDTIIKIKEIRNAENGMNYQCSLCMQNYSELTGALAHIVDNHVPASGPYFCTVCEKDCNNLRELRSHIKLHTGALPYVCFICHKAYALRRYLKRHMISHAEFYRHRCPKCGQRFKMKNELETHITSHIHGSPYACSQCSRVFNHKGNYKRHLISHLDPQGLHLPKFPCKICNKRFLNNRTLEVHMRVHTGEKPFRCEICMKTFSQQGNLLNHIRIHSNPRSYTCEVCGKQFNQRSTLKDHSLLHTGEKPYVCTVCGVAFTFSAALRRHMWTHAGGKPYGCEICDARFVGKYDLRRHMTIHSDRPRARRRRNQTKVENSNFHEPREDISASDGTGANTETILIEQVLLNQDVTHVVTQEESEKENVDALFTLIQYGE